Genomic DNA from Acipenser ruthenus chromosome 4, fAciRut3.2 maternal haplotype, whole genome shotgun sequence:
acaatATGTACTGAAAGTACTCATAACTTCAaggcaatgttgcattttactcgcccaaaatacatttcactcACATAGTGTCTTGAAAAGAtaatccccccctcccctctatGAAAATACACATATCCTCGGGTGCAGTTAAACCACCAGGGATCTGGTTTGAACAAGGTCCTAGATAGGAATGGACTAAGGGCCACAAGTGAGTTCCACTGGTCTAAAGCGACATACTCTGAAGAAACTAAAAGGTTGAAATCAGCAGGCTTCTTTTTTGTTGCAACTACCTGTATTTAAGAGCTCTAATTATCGTGTATTGACCTGCTAATATGAATGCTATCACTTTCTCTCAGAGGAGGAGTTCATCCTCTCACAGGCAAGCCTCCTGGAGCAGTTGAGTGGACTGCACCCCCTGCTGGACAGCTCGCACATTAAAGGTACAGTGCACACTGGCAAACTGCTCAGCAAGCAGTACTTTCAAACATTAAAAGATGTGTTTTCTATTGACAATTACAatgctaaatgaaaaaaaaaaagtgagacacTCCATGTTAAATCTTTACAGGTGGTGAAGGACATTTGGTACATCTGCATGTCATTGTTTGCCttacttttattgattttttatgacGCAGCCCAACATTAGTAACTTATTGTAGTCATTTGTTTCTAGAGTTCTGTTGAATGTCAATGGAACAAGGGTGGCGGTCGCCAAACAAACAGTGAACATATATACTTATTTATTAATTGTCTAGAGCATAGCTCCGGTTTGTGTGCATTTTAAAGTAGCAATGTGAAGGTGGTTGTGGTAGAAGCTTTTATTCAGTCAGACACTTAAGTGCAATTCAGAAGAAGCTAAGAACATGCCTTAAACCATACAGCATGGCTAAACATGTCTTAAACCATACAGCACGGCTAACTGGTCAAAATGAAAGTGTTCTCTTTGTCCTGAACAGTGGTCCCTGAGCATGCATACAAGCTGCAGTCCCTCTCACAGATACACGTCCAGCAGCAGGTATGTTCTTATTGTAAGGAATAAACCAATCTTTCCATTTTTAACTGTTTCAACACTGCACACGAGTGTACAGgtttaggaaagataactccacagATGAGTAAACCAATCTAATatactaatatatgcatatttgtttttcattgaatgTCTTTAAACTTGTCTTTTTAGGCAAAACACCATATCTGTATTTTAGCACTACAGCATAAATATAACAACTTATTTGAGCTGGGGTATAGatttatgtaaaacaaaattacatCAGTTAGGTATATGATGGTAAAAGGGGACTGTAACTTAACATTCTATGCTTTTGTGATTACCATGGAGATGCTTCTGTGATTACTTTTGGATTTTACTCGAACTCCAGTCAAGTTTTCCTGACCCCTTATTTGCTCTAGGCTAAATTGATTGAGTTCCCTAATCTTCATCATGGGTAGCTTTTAGCCCTGTGCTGGAAAGAGTCAAATGCATGTTAATTATATTAATACAACTAAGACCACATATGTGTAAGGAATACACAGTTCTTTATgttattgttgtgtgttttaaGGGGAGTTTGTATGAGCTATCTCACTGTCTTCTAAAGtcttaaaaaaatagtaaaagtgCAAAGAAATCAGTTTCCTAATAATAGAGAGTGGTAATAATCAGCACTAATCGATGCATTGGGAACACTTTAGTGTTAAAAAGCAAAGCATAAACAAAATGTAGACTCTTCACAAAAGCCTCCAACTGCAACATAAATAGCATTTGCTAGTAATATAAATAGATGTGAGGCTCCAAAGAGGGAACCAGGACAAAAATAAAACCCATGAGAGAGTAATCCATTAATTGTTGCATCTCTACAAAATCCTGAAAAGGAATAATCATTGAAAGGGGTTAAGTTCTGAGCTGCATGGGCTGATTCCATCATTGTCTTCAACAGGACCAATGTAAAGACCTGACCGATGATGTGGAGGTGCTGTTTGAAGACTACAACAAGATGGTATCCTTTACAGCAAGCTCCTGAAACAGAACACATAGATGTGTTCAGTACTGTAGCATTATTAGCAGCATGCATCCTGCACCCTATTTCCTAATAATCATCCCTCCCAGCTGGATCAATATGTCATGCAATCTTTGGCCTTGTGGTGGTTacccttatttgtttatttttcactgatcatttcaaatgtttttattcaaCCAGGCCTCCTAAGTTAAATTTTATACtacttttattattgtttattagtagtagtcatcATGTTAAGTAGGTAAGCCTGCCACACTTTCAACATTTCCGAGAAACCATTTGATTTTATACCTGCAGATTGTAGACTTTTTGGCATAAATATTCCTCTTGCATATATACAAATTTCATTTAGTTTGAAGTGATGTTTGCGCTCTCTGTGCCATGGGCATGCTTTGTTTATGTTCTCAAACACACTAGTACTAATGTGGTTGCTTAAGGATGCATtcacacaaaaaagaaatgagctattaccatttaaacatggtatacacataatcagaatgattaaacaaataatccataaaatagtttattttattttggaatggcgctaacacacaacctgtACATTACTATGCTATTAACTTGCTAAGCATGCCGatacagttaaatatatatatatatatatatatatatatatatatatatatatatatatatatatatatatatatatatatatatatacacacacacataatagcaaaaccgggacgattaACAATTTTAATGTTTCCAACCAGGACAAAAAATTGAGACTGAAAACTGACAATCACAGTTTTCCCGGGATGTCTGGTAAACCTAATGTAGTCCGTCCGTCCTCCGCCATCCCCCCACCCCcgtgacattttttgttttttgatctaCTTGTTTCCacaaaatatgaactaaactgcaaaatgtttacttcctagtcaggttaccttgtatagtttgtttcttGTGTGCAGAAGGGCCGACTGAGGTTTAGCAAGCGATTCAGACTCAGACTTCGGTACATGCAGAGGCCAGTAACTGTTTGAGATTGCACATCTGTGTGCCTGTCCACAAGTAATTAACCATTTTCACATGTACACAAAACTTTTACAATGTTCTACATCtgataatgttatttaaatattctcCTTAATGTCTGCTGGAAGATGTTCCTCCTGTCCAAGCAGTTTTCGCAGTGGGATGAGATGCTGAGGTTGTTGGAAGCATCCAGCAAGTGAAGGTGTTGGAGGAGTGATGTCATCATGCCATTCTCTGAACAACTctccctaaaaaaaataaaataaaaaagcacacttTTCCCCTTCCTGAGTGCTTGTATAGTTATGTGTACATGGTGTGTATATATGTGCACACAATGTCTTTTTGTTAATTTTAGACAGAGTGCTTACTACTTTGCTGGCCACTGTTCTCCGCAGCAGTGCACTGCACTGTTAGTGACGGCTGTAGGGTAGGGTATTGTAACAGTATAGGGCTCATATAGCCATGCATTCTCCTTCGTAAATGGgaaagagaaatgaaagctatTCAGCTGAGAGTCAACAGAGGGGGACTGGATCAGAAATGTCTATCTGCACCCTTTAGGTATGATGACTGATAATATACCTGTTGTTCATCAGaactaaaactgtattttataaagGACCACATTAAACATAACTTATTAAATCCCactcgtttgtttgtttgttagattTCTTTACTTACGGTTGTATTTGAAAATTCAAAGCTTTCATTCATCACTCAGGAATCTCCATTAGAGGGCGCTACAACCTGTAAATAACAACAGAACGTTCAGATGGTTTCACATATCTTACTTCATTTCCTAAAGCAACACTGGATATTCTAAGATTAATGCTAGTCAGCGTATGTGAGACTAGCAAAAACAGAAGGaaagatttaaatattttaaaaaggtattgtttACTGCTTTCTCATTGGAATAAAACCCTGAATATTGTTTATTATCTTGGTAGTATACAGTATTCCTAATGCAAGCAACTAACAGATGGTATGGCCTCCTAGTCAGGGTTCTCTATTAGTTAAGAAAGTTATCTTTAAGTGTCAAGCTTCCAAATCGGTGAGGTTCTTGTGGAATAAAATGTTTTCCATCCCCCTGCACTccaggatataagaacataagaaagtttactaacgagaggaggccattcagcccatcttgcttgtttggttgtagcttattgatcccagaatctcatcaagcagcttcttgaaggatcccagggtgtcagcttcaataacattactggggagttggttccagacactcataattctctgtgtgaaaagtgcctcctattttctgttctgaatgcccctttatctaatctccatttgtgacccctggtccttttttcaggtcgaaaatgtCCCCTGGGTCTATAGGGAGAACATAGCCACATAGGCTGGTTTGTGTGGGTGAGATGGGCTGTCGGGAATACATTATGTGCAGTGCATGGTGTTAAGAGTTACTGTACACCTTCTCAGTCTATGACTAGTCCAGCACTGAGAGTTGGTGTTCTCCTTGTAATAAGTTTCAAAATAAAGACCTCATTCACATGGCCAGGCAATCCCTCTATTAAGGGAATGGGGGcgttagtgttagggttataaTAAAAATTCGTATATAAAATAGAGCGTGCACATGCCATGTACTGTAGATCGTATACCCTTTAACTGTCAGCACCGGCGGTCTCGTACTTCTTGGATGACTTGGCCATGCGCATAACATCCTTTCTGCCGGTGCCGATAACATAACTAGAACACTTGCAGCGCATGCTGAAATTAATTTTTACTTGCGTTTCGCACTTAATCAGCTCAATACTGCTTCGTTTTCATGACACTTCGCCAGTAAAACCGCGCCCGGTCCCTGGACGCATAGACTCACGCACCAAAAACACCTGACgcatatgactgcaggttaacgtAATTGGATATCCGCATAGATGCAAACAAAAATCACTGAAACAAGTCGCCGTAAACCAGTAGTATACTGTTGTACCGCGAGACAGTGCATCAGACACATACTACAGAATTATCCTAACGAGAAAATCAACATTTCACACTTTACGCATGGATTTTCAACGTTTACTCAAAAAATCATGACAAATGTGACAAGAACCTTAATATCGGGATGATCCTGATTTTATTGGGACGTCTGGTCACCATAATAATAGCACATATTCAATTAGAAAACAATGCAATTGTTTTTAAGTGTGGGTGTGTA
This window encodes:
- the LOC117400580 gene encoding dynactin subunit 3-like — translated: MDSETGIESLRLRIDDLERKLYGDRGVRGSRLAKCADALVKVQASLGNTANKRERVKILHKKIDDLLKYLDPQFIDKISVPDAMKVEFILAEEEFILSQASLLEQLSGLHPLLDSSHIKVVPEHAYKLQSLSQIHVQQQDQCKDLTDDVEVLFEDYNKMMFLLSKQFSQWDEMLRLLEASSK